GACCGGCCGGCCGCCGTCCTCGCCCAGATAGGCCAGCCGGGCGGCCTGCACGTCCGGCAGGTGTGACTGCGCCACGTCGCGCAGGCGGGCGAAGAGCTCCGCCACGTCCCGGCCGGCGAGACGGTAGAGGACGCGGGTGCCGTCGCGGCGGGTGGTGACCAGGTTGGCCTGGCGCAGCGTCTGCAGGTGGGCCGACGCGGTGGTCAGTCCCAGGCCGGCCGATGCGGCGAGGGAGGCCACGTCGCGTTCGCCCTGGGCGAGCAGGTCCAGCAGTTCGAGCCGCTTGCCCGAGCCGAGGGCCTTGCCGACCCGGGCGAACTGCTCGAACAGTGCCGTCTTGTCGTTCCGGTCACCCATGCCACTCCTCCAAAGTTCTGTGGAATAGTGTAGGAGACGGGGGAAGCCGACCGCCACCGCCCGGACGGAGGACGCGATGGAGCTGGCACACGGACTGGTCCCGCCCGTGGGCGACGGGCCGGCTGACCGCGCGCACCCGAGCGGCCCGACCGGCGCGGAAACAACGGCGGCAGACCCGCAGCGGACCCGGGGTGCGGCCGGCCGTGCGGCTCACCGGCGCACCCGGGCGGCGTGCTGCCCGCCGCCCGAGGCCGGCACCGTCCCGGACGCCGGCCGATGAGCGCCACCACGCCCATCCGGTGGGGACTGCGCGCCAACCTGCCGCAGTTCCTCCTGCTGGTGGCGGTCAACGCCCTCGTCGGGGCGATGGTCGGTCAGGAACGCACGGTCGTGCCCCTGCTGGCCGAGCAGGTCTTCGCCGTCGGCGCGTTCACCGCCTCGCTGACGTTCATCGTCGTGTTCGGCTTCACCAAGGCGTTCACCAACCTCGCTGCCGGCAGCCTGTCCGACCGCTACGGCCGCAAGCCCGTCCTGATCGCCGGCTGGCTGATCGGCCTGCCGGTGCCGCTGCTGCTGATCTGGGCGCCCTCCTGGGGATGGGTGATCGCGGCGAACGTCCTGCTCGGGGTCAACCAGGGCCTGACCTGGTCCACCACCATCGTCATGAAGATCGACCTCGCCGGTCCGGCCCGCCGTGGGCTGGCCATGGGGTTCAACGAGGCCGCCGGCTACCTCGCGGTGGCCACCATGGGCTGGGCCACCGGCGCGCTGGCCGCCGCGCACGGGCTGCGGCCCGCCCCGTTCCTGCTCGGCGTCGCCGTGGCCGCCCTCGGCCTCGGCCTGTCCACCGCGCTCGTCCGCGAGACCCACCAGCACGCCCGGCACGAGGCCGCCCACCACGTGTCACGCGCCGGCGGCCACGGCCACGGCCTGACCAACCGGGAGATCTTCACCCTCACCAGCTTCCGGGAGAGGGCGCTGTCGGCCGCCAGTCAGGCCGGCATGGTCAACAACCTGAACGACGGCCTGGCCTGGGGCCTGTACCCGATCCTGTTCGCCACCTCCGGGCTCGGCCTGACCCGCGTCGGTGTGCTGATCGCGCTCTACCCGGCGGTCTGGGGCCTGGGCCAGATGATCACCGGCGCCCTGTCCGACCGGTGGGGCCGCAAGTGGCTCATCACCGCCGGCATGTTCACCCAGGCGATCGGCATCGCGCTGGTCGCCGCCGGCACCGGCTTCACCGTGTGGGCGGTCGCCGCCGTGCTCATGGGCGCCGGCACCGCCCTGGTGTACCCCACTCTCCTCGCGGTCGTCGGCGACGTCGCCCACCCGGCCTGGCGGGCCCGCGCGGTCGGCGTCTACCGCCTGTGGCGCGACTCCGGCTACGCCGTCGGCGCCCTGGTCGCCGGGATCACCGCCGACCTGCTCGGCCTGCGCGCCGCCGTCTGGGTCGTCGCCGTGATCACCGCCGGGTCCGGCGTCGTCGTCGCCGTGCGAATGTACGAGACCCGCCACCCCGAGTGAGGCGTGGTGGCCGCCGACCGGTCGGCGCGACGCGTGGCGGCGCCGCCACGCTCACGTGACCGGCGCTGCCGCACGCCGGTGAGCTGGTCGGGGTCGGGGACCGACCGACGGCCACGGCCGGAGGTCCCGGATCCCGCCGGTGACCCACCGGCCGTCGCTCAGGCCCCGCGCGCCCTGCCGCGTCGACGGCGAAAATCGCTGTCCCCGGCTACCGTCGACTACCACACCGCCGAGGGTCGCTCCTGGCGTCTGTGGCTCTCCGCCGAGGGGGCGCGCACCGACCGCCTGCCCGTGCCCGCCACCGCTGCCGGCGAGGACGCGGCCGACGCCGCCGCCCGGGGCACGGCCAATGAGCTGGGCCTGGCCTTCTACGGCCGCACTCCGGTGGACTCCCTGGAGCACGGCGGCGACCGACGCCTGCTCGACCTGCTCGTGGCCTGGGACCCGGACGAGTAGGACGCGACGCGCACTCCGCGCCGAGTCGCCGGTCGACGCGCGGGCCGGACCCGCCGGACGGCGGTGCCGGCGGCCGACCCCGACGGCGACGGGTCAGGCGGTCACGCTCGGCTCGGCCGAGGGCGGGGCCGTCCGGCAGTCGAGGTACGCGTCGAGCGCGGCAGCTCCGGCGAGCATGGCGCGGCCGCGGGCCGAGAGGCGGGACCGCCAGTCGTGCAGCATCGACTCCAGCGGTGCGACGCCTCCGGCGGAGCGGACCTGGGCGATCAGCGGTGCGATCTGCTCCAGCAGGTAGCCACCGCGCCTGAGCTGGTGGGCCAGCAGGGCGTCGCGGACGTCCGCCGCGCCGTAGACCCGGTAGCCCGTGCCCGGGTCGCGGCGCGGCCGGACCAGACCGGCGCGTTCCCACTTGCGCAGGGTGGCCGGTCGGATGCCGAGCCGCCGCGACAGCGGGCCGACGAAGGTGTCGCCGCGCTCCCGCGGCACCGGATCGAGGTCGCGGAGCGCGGCCTCGACGGCCTGCAGGGTACGACGGTCGTCGAGCAACTGGGCGTGACTCTCGTCGATGATCCGCAGCGCCTGCTCGGTCGCGCCCCGGTTGACCGCCTGCATGATCGACGTGGCCGTCTGGTGACCGTGTCCGGGCACGAGCGCGAGGAACGCGTGCAGGGCCTGCGCGTGCAGCGCGGTGTAGGTGCGGTAGCCGTGCGGGGTGCGGTCGGCGTCCGGCAGGATCCCGGCCGCCTCGTAGTTGCGCACCGCCTGGGTCGACAGGCCGTGCCCGCGCGCCAGGTCGACCGGCCTGAACCGTCCACCGTTTTGAAGGTTTCGCCCCACTGTCCTGCCAATGTCGCGGAAAAGTTCACACCGAAGGTTCAACGATACCGTTGAAGCCATGACTGCTGGTATCCGGGACGCGGCCCACGCTGTCGAGGCCGCGACCGTCATGCGGCTGCTGCCGACCCGCCCCCGACTGCTCGCGCTGGGCGAGCCCACCCATGGCGAGGAACCCCTCCTCGACGTCCGCAACGCGCTCTTCCGGCAACTCGTCGAGCAGGAGGAGGCCTACCGCACCATCGCCATCGAGAGCGACTGCGTGGCGGGCCTGCTCGTCGACGACTACGTCACCTCCGGCGCGGGCACCCTCGACGAAGTCATGGACCATGGCTTCAGCCACCGGTGGGGCGCCTTCCCGGGCAACCGCGAGCTGGTGCGCTGGATGCGCGCGTACAACGACGGCCGGCCCGCGGCCGAACAGCTGCGCTTCGCCGGTTTCGACGGCCCGCTGGAGATCACCCACGCCGCGAGCCCCCGGCAGGCGCTCACCGCGTTGCACGCCTACCTCGCCACCGGGGCCGACGCCGACCTGCTCCCCTGCACCGCCGCCACACTCGACCGCCTGCTCGGCGCCGACGAGCGGTGGACCGACCCCGCCGCCATGATGGACCCGTCCGAGTCCGTGGGGCGGACACCGGAGGCCGCGCGGCTACGGCTGATCGCCGACGACCTGGTGGCGCTGCTCGACGCGCAGACGCCCCAACTGAGGGCGGCGTCCTCACCCGAGGACTGGGCCCGGGCACGGCTGTACGGTCGCACCGCCACCGGCCTGCTGCGCTACCACGACGCGATGGCCGACGCGTCACCGAGCCGGATGGCCCGGCTGCTGGCCGTACGGGACTCGATGATGGCCGCGAACCTGCTCGCCCTCGCCGAGCGGGGCCCGGCGTTGGTGAACGCGCACAACAGTCACCTCCAGCGGGCCAGGAGCACCGTGCGGATGGGCGGGCAGCCGGTGCGATGGTGGAGCGCCGGCGCGATCGTGAGCGCCCACCTGGGCCGGGACTACGCCTTCCTCGCCACCGCCGTCGGCACGATCCGCCACCAGGGAGTCGACACCCCACCTCCGGACACCGTCGAAGGACTGCTGTACGCGCTGCCGCAGGAGCGGTGCCTCGTCGACGCCCGCCGACTGGCCGCCACCGCGACGCCGCCCGCCCGGGTCTCCCCGTGGTTCGGCTACGCCCCACTCGACCCGACCCACCTGGCCGACATCGACGGGATCGTGTTCGTCAGGGACGCCCGGCGGAGTTGACCCGCGGGTCCAGTCACGACCGGCCGGCCGGACAGCACGTCCCTCGAGGAGCGTCCGGGGCGACGGGAGGAAGGGTCCCGGACCGGCGCGTCACCGAGAGCCGTGGCGCCCACAGTGGCCGGAAACAACAGAAGGCAAGGAGAAAATCCACTCCTTGCCACCTCCAACATATATCAGACCGGGGGACTTGCCGCAAGACCCCGATACGGGTGCAGAATCTCCAGCCGACGCCAGAAACTGCGGAAATCAGTCCTTCGCGAAGAACGTACGCAGTTGTGAAAACGGGGGAGCTTCATGATCGACGTCATCGTGGTCGGCGCCGGGCCGACCGGCTTGATGCTGGCCGCCGAGTTGCGGCTGCACGGCGTACACGTGCTCGTGCTGGAGAAGGAGACGGAGCCGCCCGGCCACGTCCGCGCGCTCGGCCTGCACGCGCGCAGCGTCGAGGTGATGGACCAGCGTGGCCTGCTGGAGCGGTTCCTCGCCCACGGCAGGACGTACGCCGTCGGCGGCTTCTTCGCCGGCATCGAGAAGCCCTGGCCCGACCGGCTGGACACCGCGCACTCCTATGTCCTCGGCATCCCGCAGACCATCACCGACCGGCTGCTGGCCGAACGCGCCACCGAGGTCGGCGCCGAGATCCGGCGCGGCGGCGAACTGGTCGGGCTGCGTCAGGACGGGACCGGGGTCACCGCCGAACTGGCCGACGGCAGCCGGCTGCGCGCGCGCTACCTGGTCGGCTGCGACGGCGGCCGCAGCACGGTGCGCAAGCTGCTCGGCGTGGGCTTCCCCGGCGAGCCGAGCAGGGTCGAGACGCTGCTCGGCGAGATGGAGCTGGCGGCGCCGCCGGAGACGGTGGCCGCCGTGGTGGCCGAGGTCCGCACGACCCAGAAGCGGTTCGGCGCCGGGCCCCTCGGCGACGGGGTGTACCGCGTCGTGGTGCCCGCCGACGGGGTGGCCGAGGACCGGACCGTCCCGCCGACCCTCGACGAGTTCACGCACCAGCTACGGGCCACCGCCGGCACCGACTTCGGCGCGCACTCACCACGCTGGCTGACCCGCTTCGGCGACGCCACCCGGCTGGCAGAACGCTACCGGGTCGGTCGGGTGCTGCTGGCCGGCGACGCGGCGCACATCCACCCGCCGACCGGCGGACAGGGCCTCAACCTCGGCATCCAGGACGCGTTCAACCTCGGCTGGAAGCTGGCCGCCGAGGTCCGCGGCTGGGCGCCGGACGGGCTGCTGGACAGCTACCACAGCGAACGCCACCCGGTCGCCGCCGACGTGCTCGACACCACCCGGGCGATGATGCACCTGCTCTCCACCGAACCGGGCCCCCAGGCGGTGCGCCGCCTGCTGTCCGAGCTGATGGACTTCGACGACGTCAACCGGCGCCTGATCGAGAAGATCACCGCGATCGGCGTCCGCTACGACTTCGGCGACGGCCCCGACCTGCTCGGCCGCCGGCTGCGCGACGTGCGGCTCAAGCGGGGGCGCCTCTACGAGCTGACGCACGGCGGGCGCGGGCTGCTGCTCGACCAGACCGGCCGGCTCTCCGTCGACGGGTGGGCGGACCGCGTCGACCACGTCGTCGACGTCAGCGAGGAGCTGGACGTGCCCGCCGCGCTGCTGCGCCCCGACGGCCACGTGGCGTGGGTCGGTGACGACCAGCGGGACCTGCGCCGCCGCCTGCCCACATGGTTCGGCGCGCCCGTCGCCTGACACGCCGGCCGCCACGGGGGCGGGCCGTCGTGACAGGGCGGACGACCACGGATCGCCCGGGCGCTGCGGGGTGGGCGAGACGGGCGCGCCGGGACCGTGGCACGCCCGTCGGCTCCCGCCCGGCCAGGATCGCGTCAGACCGTCGTCGACGGCGATCTCGACCCGACACCACCGCGAGCGGCAGCCCCGGTTCCCCCTCGGACGGGACGATGGCCGCTCTCGTGGGGGAGGCGGGGGCCGGGGCGGGAGGCGGAAGCTGGCAGCATGATCAAGAAATCCCTGACGGTCGGCGCCGGATGGTCGACGGTGACCATCGGCGTCCTGCACGCCGCAGTCTTCCTGCCCCACCCGTACTGGGGCGAGTGGCTCACCGGTGGGCTGCG
This genomic interval from Micromonospora coxensis contains the following:
- a CDS encoding ArsR/SmtB family transcription factor; protein product: MGDRNDKTALFEQFARVGKALGSGKRLELLDLLAQGERDVASLAASAGLGLTTASAHLQTLRQANLVTTRRDGTRVLYRLAGRDVAELFARLRDVAQSHLPDVQAARLAYLGEDGGRPVTREELRRLTETSPVTVLDVRPREEYAAGHIPGAVSIPLDELADRLAELPDDGHVVAYCRGAYCVLAHDAVRLLAAHGRSATRLADGMLEWRLADLPVAVA
- a CDS encoding MFS transporter produces the protein MSATTPIRWGLRANLPQFLLLVAVNALVGAMVGQERTVVPLLAEQVFAVGAFTASLTFIVVFGFTKAFTNLAAGSLSDRYGRKPVLIAGWLIGLPVPLLLIWAPSWGWVIAANVLLGVNQGLTWSTTIVMKIDLAGPARRGLAMGFNEAAGYLAVATMGWATGALAAAHGLRPAPFLLGVAVAALGLGLSTALVRETHQHARHEAAHHVSRAGGHGHGLTNREIFTLTSFRERALSAASQAGMVNNLNDGLAWGLYPILFATSGLGLTRVGVLIALYPAVWGLGQMITGALSDRWGRKWLITAGMFTQAIGIALVAAGTGFTVWAVAAVLMGAGTALVYPTLLAVVGDVAHPAWRARAVGVYRLWRDSGYAVGALVAGITADLLGLRAAVWVVAVITAGSGVVVAVRMYETRHPE
- a CDS encoding TioE family transcriptional regulator, encoding MRNYEAAGILPDADRTPHGYRTYTALHAQALHAFLALVPGHGHQTATSIMQAVNRGATEQALRIIDESHAQLLDDRRTLQAVEAALRDLDPVPRERGDTFVGPLSRRLGIRPATLRKWERAGLVRPRRDPGTGYRVYGAADVRDALLAHQLRRGGYLLEQIAPLIAQVRSAGGVAPLESMLHDWRSRLSARGRAMLAGAAALDAYLDCRTAPPSAEPSVTA
- a CDS encoding erythromycin esterase family protein — its product is MTAGIRDAAHAVEAATVMRLLPTRPRLLALGEPTHGEEPLLDVRNALFRQLVEQEEAYRTIAIESDCVAGLLVDDYVTSGAGTLDEVMDHGFSHRWGAFPGNRELVRWMRAYNDGRPAAEQLRFAGFDGPLEITHAASPRQALTALHAYLATGADADLLPCTAATLDRLLGADERWTDPAAMMDPSESVGRTPEAARLRLIADDLVALLDAQTPQLRAASSPEDWARARLYGRTATGLLRYHDAMADASPSRMARLLAVRDSMMAANLLALAERGPALVNAHNSHLQRARSTVRMGGQPVRWWSAGAIVSAHLGRDYAFLATAVGTIRHQGVDTPPPDTVEGLLYALPQERCLVDARRLAATATPPARVSPWFGYAPLDPTHLADIDGIVFVRDARRS
- the rox gene encoding rifampin monooxygenase — encoded protein: MIDVIVVGAGPTGLMLAAELRLHGVHVLVLEKETEPPGHVRALGLHARSVEVMDQRGLLERFLAHGRTYAVGGFFAGIEKPWPDRLDTAHSYVLGIPQTITDRLLAERATEVGAEIRRGGELVGLRQDGTGVTAELADGSRLRARYLVGCDGGRSTVRKLLGVGFPGEPSRVETLLGEMELAAPPETVAAVVAEVRTTQKRFGAGPLGDGVYRVVVPADGVAEDRTVPPTLDEFTHQLRATAGTDFGAHSPRWLTRFGDATRLAERYRVGRVLLAGDAAHIHPPTGGQGLNLGIQDAFNLGWKLAAEVRGWAPDGLLDSYHSERHPVAADVLDTTRAMMHLLSTEPGPQAVRRLLSELMDFDDVNRRLIEKITAIGVRYDFGDGPDLLGRRLRDVRLKRGRLYELTHGGRGLLLDQTGRLSVDGWADRVDHVVDVSEELDVPAALLRPDGHVAWVGDDQRDLRRRLPTWFGAPVA